The following are encoded together in the Lathyrus oleraceus cultivar Zhongwan6 chromosome 3, CAAS_Psat_ZW6_1.0, whole genome shotgun sequence genome:
- the LOC127127721 gene encoding 60S ribosomal protein L13a-4, giving the protein MVSGSGACAKRVVVDARHHMLGRLASIVAKELLNGQKVVLVRCEEICISGGLVRQKMKYMRFLRKRMNTKPSHGPIHFRAPSKIFWRTVRGMIPHKTKRGEAALARLKVYEGIPPPYDKIKRMVVPDALKVLRLQKGHKYCLLGQLSSEVGWNYYDTIKELEKKRKERAHLNYEKKKLLNKLRVKAEKIVDDKLAPQLEILAPVKY; this is encoded by the exons ATGGTGTCCGGTTCAGGTGCTTGCGCGAAGAGGGTCGTCGTCGATGCAAGGCATCACATGCTTGGTAGACTAGCATCAATTGTTGCTAAGGAGCTTCTAAATGGTCAGAAGGTTGTTCTTGTCAGGTGTGAAGAAATTTGCATTTCCGGTGGATTGGTTCGGCAGAAAATGAAATACATGAGGTTTCTAAGGAAGAGGATGAATACTAAACCTTCTCATGGTCCTATCCATTTTCGTGCTCCTTCGAAGATCTTCTGGCGAACTGTTCGTGG AATGATACCACACAAGACAAAGAGGGGAGAGGCGGCGCTTGCCCGATTGAAGGTTTACGAGGGTATTCCGCCACCGTATGACAAAATTAAGAGAATGGTGGTTCCGGATGCACTCAA GGTGTTGAGGCTTCAGAAGGGACATAAGTACTGTCTGCTTGGACAGTTGTCTTCAGAAGTCGGATGGAACTACTACGACACCATCAAG GAGCtggagaagaagaggaaggagAGGGCACATTTGAACTATGAGAAGAAGAAGCTACTCAATAAATTGAGGGTTAAAGCTGAGAAGATTGTAGACGACAAGCTTGCACCCCAACTTGAAATTCTTGCTCCGGTTAAGTACTGA